The following proteins are co-located in the Rippkaea orientalis PCC 8801 genome:
- a CDS encoding efflux RND transporter permease subunit, producing MSLIKTAVRWRHGTGVLFTLLAIFGILSLFNLPLELQPGGDRPEITITTPYLGASPTEVEDLVTRPIEERLEEVPGIQEITSTSSAGTSSINVEFTWNTDINRGLLDVLNKLQQVEALPPEADESNVEVVSAGSSPMMWVILIPKEGFTPDESRYRDLVDDVIVPRLRQVQGVGQFLISGGTDREVEVIVDPKALADRNLTIGDVVNTLRSNNRDIRGGPLILGRREYRVRTVSRINDVKQLEGFVLRRDESGTVYLGDVAEARMGRAIQDRALVRNNEPAVGIGIMRQVGGNVPEISAGIREALADLETRFDRQGEGITFDITYDENDYINDSIAFVQGNLIVGAILAALILLLFLGSLRTVGVIAITIPTTLITVFIVFYLFGRTLNVISLAGLAFAVGMVVDNAIVVLENIFTQMQEGKTPMKAAIDGTQEVGGAMLASTLTTVAVFAPIILVTGEAGQVFFDIGIALSVSVLFSLFAALTLVPMLAGLFLSRTEAEQMLAEVNNQGNNWLEKKVVQTSRIFRTQQGKLENFLLKTVRWSLGKGRVKRRLLILAIPVGLIFISIQLLPPPDYLPQGNRNQILWLAEPFPGTSIPEAIDLSEAPRQFVREQPEVMQTLYVHRPGRRLIAVFIHPDQATSNILNSLVERFRGKSNEFPGYRFMVPIRASIFNDPGKEFEVQIIGENLEQLNQLQQQISEKIKQLPGIQNVRSDFVTGAPELQVTPNRVRLAEAGLSESEIGSLVQTALGGLRASEFVDGKRELNVSVELKDTFVQTPEQLRQLAIYNGQGQRVQLSDVAEVIETTGPDAINHVDLERSITLTVSVATEAPLGALVEQTEQQILEPLRNNIPPGVRLELGGSADVLTETLLQLGATFVLSLVITYLLLVALYRSLIYPLLIMATVPMGMTGALLSLVLANTIPGVVVSLDMITGLGFVILTGVVVNNAILLVDRALQLQEQGMDYDASLYYAVSDRLRPIFMSAGTSVLGMLPLAIIPGKGAELYQGLGIVLTGGLLLSTFLTPTVIPALMGLLQDFQPKKTPSKQPIQPEESDQKALLNK from the coding sequence GCCGTTCGTTGGCGACATGGCACAGGGGTATTATTTACTTTACTTGCCATCTTTGGCATCCTATCCCTGTTTAATTTACCCCTAGAATTACAACCCGGTGGCGATCGCCCAGAAATTACCATTACCACCCCTTATCTCGGTGCTAGTCCGACGGAAGTCGAAGATCTAGTCACCCGTCCTATCGAAGAACGCTTAGAAGAAGTTCCAGGCATACAGGAAATTACCAGTACCAGTAGTGCCGGAACCAGTAGTATTAATGTTGAGTTTACCTGGAATACGGACATTAATCGTGGTTTACTCGATGTTCTCAATAAATTACAACAAGTCGAAGCCCTACCCCCAGAAGCAGACGAGTCCAATGTAGAAGTGGTCAGCGCCGGGAGTAGTCCCATGATGTGGGTTATTTTAATCCCCAAAGAAGGCTTTACCCCCGATGAGTCCCGTTATCGGGACTTAGTAGATGACGTGATTGTCCCTCGGTTACGTCAAGTGCAAGGAGTGGGACAGTTCCTCATTTCTGGAGGAACAGACAGGGAAGTCGAGGTCATTGTTGACCCAAAAGCCTTAGCCGATCGCAACCTTACCATAGGAGATGTGGTAAATACCCTGCGTAGCAATAATCGGGATATTCGCGGCGGCCCCTTAATCTTGGGAAGACGGGAATATCGTGTCAGAACCGTGAGTCGTATTAATGATGTAAAGCAGTTAGAAGGGTTTGTCCTGCGTCGAGACGAGTCAGGAACAGTGTATTTAGGAGATGTAGCCGAAGCGCGGATGGGAAGAGCGATCCAGGATCGGGCTTTAGTGCGTAATAATGAGCCAGCCGTCGGTATTGGGATTATGCGACAAGTAGGAGGCAATGTTCCCGAAATTTCGGCAGGTATTCGAGAAGCCTTAGCGGATTTAGAAACGAGATTTGATCGCCAAGGAGAAGGGATCACCTTTGATATTACCTACGATGAAAATGACTACATCAATGATTCCATTGCCTTTGTTCAAGGGAATTTGATTGTTGGTGCGATCCTAGCAGCCCTCATTTTACTCTTGTTTTTGGGATCATTAAGAACCGTTGGTGTCATTGCGATCACAATTCCGACGACCTTGATAACCGTGTTTATCGTCTTCTATCTCTTCGGTCGTACCCTGAATGTGATTAGTTTAGCCGGGTTAGCTTTTGCCGTGGGGATGGTTGTTGATAATGCCATTGTTGTCCTCGAAAACATTTTTACCCAGATGCAAGAGGGTAAAACCCCGATGAAAGCGGCCATTGATGGGACTCAGGAAGTTGGGGGGGCTATGTTAGCCTCTACCTTAACCACGGTAGCGGTTTTTGCGCCGATTATCCTGGTAACAGGAGAAGCAGGACAAGTATTCTTTGATATTGGCATCGCCTTATCTGTCTCGGTTTTATTTTCTCTGTTTGCTGCTTTAACCCTGGTTCCCATGTTAGCCGGACTGTTTCTGAGCCGCACAGAAGCAGAGCAAATGCTCGCAGAAGTTAATAATCAAGGAAATAACTGGTTAGAGAAAAAAGTTGTCCAAACTTCGAGGATATTTCGCACGCAACAAGGAAAATTAGAAAATTTTCTGCTCAAAACCGTCCGATGGTCCCTAGGAAAAGGGCGAGTGAAACGCCGTTTACTCATCCTGGCGATTCCCGTTGGTTTAATTTTCATCAGTATTCAATTGTTACCTCCGCCCGACTATTTACCTCAAGGCAACCGTAACCAAATTTTATGGTTAGCTGAACCCTTCCCAGGAACCAGTATTCCTGAAGCCATTGACCTCTCAGAAGCACCAAGACAGTTTGTCCGTGAACAACCAGAAGTCATGCAAACCTTATACGTTCATCGACCCGGAAGACGGTTAATTGCCGTATTTATTCATCCTGACCAAGCAACCAGTAATATCTTAAACAGTCTGGTGGAACGATTTCGTGGTAAAAGTAATGAGTTTCCTGGGTATCGCTTTATGGTTCCCATCCGTGCCTCAATTTTTAATGATCCTGGAAAAGAATTTGAAGTACAAATTATTGGGGAAAATTTAGAGCAATTAAACCAACTACAACAACAAATTTCTGAGAAGATTAAACAATTACCCGGTATACAAAACGTTCGGTCAGATTTTGTTACTGGTGCACCAGAATTACAGGTCACTCCTAACCGTGTCCGTTTAGCTGAGGCCGGGTTATCGGAGTCAGAGATTGGGTCTTTGGTACAAACGGCTTTAGGGGGGTTACGCGCCTCGGAATTTGTGGATGGGAAACGGGAATTAAACGTCAGTGTTGAACTCAAAGATACCTTTGTCCAAACCCCTGAACAACTGCGACAACTGGCTATTTATAACGGCCAAGGTCAACGGGTACAATTATCGGATGTGGCCGAGGTAATAGAAACCACCGGGCCAGATGCCATTAATCATGTAGACTTAGAACGATCCATTACATTGACCGTCAGTGTCGCTACAGAAGCCCCCTTAGGCGCATTAGTTGAGCAAACCGAACAGCAAATATTAGAACCCCTGCGTAATAATATTCCTCCTGGTGTTCGCTTAGAATTAGGAGGATCGGCGGATGTTTTAACAGAAACCCTATTACAGTTAGGGGCAACTTTTGTCCTCTCTTTGGTCATTACCTATTTGTTACTCGTGGCGTTGTATCGTTCCTTGATCTATCCCCTGTTAATTATGGCAACGGTTCCCATGGGGATGACAGGTGCATTGTTAAGTTTAGTCCTTGCTAATACCATTCCTGGGGTGGTTGTGTCTTTGGATATGATTACTGGGTTAGGATTTGTCATTTTAACGGGAGTTGTGGTGAATAATGCGATTTTGTTGGTGGATCGCGCCTTACAATTGCAAGAGCAAGGGATGGATTATGATGCGTCTTTGTATTATGCTGTTAGCGATCGCCTACGTCCCATTTTTATGTCAGCCGGAACCAGTGTTTTAGGGATGTTACCCCTGGCGATTATTCCCGGAAAAGGGGCAGAACTCTATCAAGGGTTAGGAATTGTTTTAACGGGTGGGTTGCTATTATCTACGTTTTTAACCCCCACTGTTATCCCGGCTTTAATGGGATTATTGCAAGATTTTCAACCCAAGAAAACTCCCTCAAAACAACCCATTCAACCCGAAGAATCTGATCAAAAGGCGTTGCTTAATAAATGA